A window from Peromyscus leucopus breed LL Stock chromosome 8a, UCI_PerLeu_2.1, whole genome shotgun sequence encodes these proteins:
- the Ccdc28a gene encoding coiled-coil domain-containing protein 28A isoform X1, which yields MEERKVKRKSPKSFSAHSTQVVNAKKNAIPASKSTGFSNPTAQSTSQRPKLKRVMKEKNRPQAGEGKGAQSTPIQHSFLTDVSDVQEMERGLLSLLNDFHSGKLQAFGNECSIEQMEHVRGMQEKLARLNLELYGELEELPEDKRKAASDANLDRLLSDGAEKLTQRLKVLAALAEDPESVASTHMAALDRL from the exons ATGGAAGAGCGGAAAGTGAAGAGGAAGAGCCCCAAGTCTTTCAGTGCCCACTCTACTCAGGTTGTTAATGCCAAAAAAAATGCCATCCCAGCGAGTAAAAGCACAGGCTTTTCAAATCCCACGGCACAGTCAACTTCCCAGCGGCCAAAGTTAAAGAG AGTGATGAAAGAGAAGAACAGACCGcaagcaggagaagggaagggggctCAGTCCACCCCCATCCAGCACTCCTTCCTCACGGACGTCTCCGATGTCCAGGAGATGGAGCGCGGCCTCCTCAGTCTGCTGAATGATTTCCACTCTGGAAAGCTGCAGGCGTTCG GAAATGAATGTTCCATAGAACAGATGGAGCATGTCCGGGGAATGCAGGAGAAATTAGCTCGCTTGAACTTGGAGCTGTATGGGGAGTTAGAGGAGCTGCCCGAGGATAAGCGGAAAGCGGCCAGCGATGCCAACCTGGACAGACTTCTGTCTGAC GGGGCTGAGAAGCTGACTCAGCGactaaaagtacttgctgctcttgcagaggacccagaatctgttgccagcacccacatggcggcccTCGAccgtctgtag